Within Candidatus Woesearchaeota archaeon, the genomic segment AAAGCTATTTAAAAACGAATATTTTATTTTTTTGAAAAATTCATAAATTTTTCTTTTTTTTAATAAGGATGTTTTGCAAATTAGTGATGCGGGATGCTCTAAATTAATAGATGTTGCAATTATACATTTTTAAATAAATATGAATATGTGTATCTTACAGTTCATAATCTGCAAGTATACTAAAAAATGTGCGCTGTGAAACTAACAATTGTTTTTTGCAAGATTAAAAAACTAAAATTTAGGGAGAACTCATATACCCAAAAGCTTTATAAATGGACTTTGTTTCCTGAAAGGTATGAAGATTCCTAAAACTATGAATAGACACTGCCCTAAATGCAAGAAACACACAGAGCAAAGGGTTGTTGAATCAAAAAATAAGGGTAGAAGTAAGGCGCATCCTCTCTCTAAATTCGGTAGTAGACGATTAAAAGATAGGGGAGAAAGAGTCGGTGATGGTAATCAAGGTAAATTTTCAAAACCAGCTATTAAAAACTGGAGACGAACTGGTAAAAAATTAAGTAAAAAAACAGATTTAAGATATACTTGCTCAGTTTGTAAGTCTATGAGTGCTCAACCGGAAGGTAAAAGAGCTAAGAAACTTGAATTAATATAAATTAGGGGTATTAATATGATAAAAGAATCAAATTCAAAATTCATAAAGGTAAGATGTTCTAAGTGTAAAAATGAACAGGTGATTTTTGGGAAGGCAGCATCTCAGGTCAAATG encodes:
- a CDS encoding 30S ribosomal protein S27e produces the protein MIKESNSKFIKVRCSKCKNEQVIFGKAASQVKCLVCGTVLANPSGGKTGVEARILEVLE
- the rpl44e gene encoding 50S ribosomal protein L44e (protein component of the ribosomal E (exit) site that binds newly deacylated tRNAs after peptide bond formation; contains a zinc finger motif) → MKIPKTMNRHCPKCKKHTEQRVVESKNKGRSKAHPLSKFGSRRLKDRGERVGDGNQGKFSKPAIKNWRRTGKKLSKKTDLRYTCSVCKSMSAQPEGKRAKKLELI